The Trinickia caryophylli genomic sequence CCGCGAACGATGAGGACACCATGTTCGCTTACCTGTTGAGACGCCTCGTGCTGATGGTGCCGACATTGCTCGGCGTGGTGACGCTGAGCTTCGTCGTCACGCAGTTCGTGCCCGGCGGGCCCGTCGAGCAAATGGTGATGCAGTTGCGGCGCGGCGCCGCGCATGGCGAAAGCGGCGCGGGCGGTGGCTACCATGGCAGCCAGGGCGTCGACCCGCAGCAAATCGAGCAGATCAAGAAGCAGTTCGGCTTCGACAAGCCGCCGCTCACGCGCTACGGGCTGATGCTCGCAAGCTACGCGCGGTTCGATCTCGGCCAGTCGTACTTTCAGCACGACAGCGTTTGGCACGTGATCCGTGCGCGGCTGCCCGTATCGTTGTCGCTCGGGCTCTGGACCATCGTGCTCACGTACCTGTGCGCCGTGCCGCTCGGCATCGCGAAGGCGGTGCGCAACGGTTCGCGCTTCGATACGACGACGAGCGTGCTCGTGCTCGTCGGTTACGCGATTCCAGGCTTCGTGCTCGGCGTGCTGCTGCTCATGCTGTTCGGCGGCGGCACGTTCTGGGATGTATTCCCGATGCGCGGGCTCACGTCGGACGATTTCGATTCGCTCACGCCCGTCGGCAAGGCGCTCGACTACCTCTGGCACATGGCGCTGCCGGTCACGGCATCGGTGGTCGGCAATTTTGCCGTGGTGACGATTCTCACGAAGAACACGTTTCTCGAGGAGATCGGGCGCCAGTACGTGCTGACCGCACGCGCGAAAGGCGTGCCGCGGCGCCAGGTCCTTGGCCGCCACGTGCTGCGCAACGCGGCGATTCCGTTGCTCACGGGGCTGCCCGCCGCATTCATCGGCGCGTTCCTGAACGGCAACCTGCTGATCGAAACGCTTTTTTCCCTGAACGGCATGGGCCAGCTTTCGTACGATGCCGCGATCCGGCGCGACTATCCGGTCGTGCTCGGCTCGCTTTTTCTCTTCACGCTGATCGGCCTTCTCACGAAACTGATTGCTGACGTCTGCTATGTCCTCGTCGACCCCCGTATTCAATTCGACAGCCTCGATCGCTGAGCCCGCGGCGCGCGCCGCGTCACCGTCGCCGTGGCGACGCACCTGGCTGCGCTTCAAGCGTCAGCGGCTCGGCTATTGGAGCCTCGTCCTCTTCGCCGTGCTGTTCTTCGCGAGTCTGATGGGCGAGCTGATCGTCAACGACAAGCCGCTCGTCGTCCGCTATGCGGGGCATTACTACTTCCCGATCTTGAAGACGTATCCCGAGACGGTATTTGGCGGCGATTTCCCGGCGCGAACGAACTATCTCGACCCGTTCATTCGCTCGCGCCTGAGTACGGGCGGCAACTTCGCCGTCTATCCGCTCGACAGCCACTACTACGACACGATCGATTACTTCGCGTCGCGGCCGTTTCCCGCACCGCCTTCCTCGTCGTCCTGGCTCGGCACCGATCAGTTCGGCCGCGACGTGCTCGCGCGGCTGCTCTACGGCTTTCGCGTGTCGGTGCTGATGGCGCTGGCGCTGAGCGCATCGGGTGTTGTGCTCGGCGTGCTGACCGGTGCCGTGCAGGGCTTCTACGGTGGCCGTACCGATCTCGTCGGACAACGTCTCATCGAAATCTGGAGTTCGATGCCCGACCTCTATCTGCTCATCATTTTCGCGTCGATCTTCGAGCCCACGCTCTGGCTCTTGTTCGTGCTGTTGTCGATGTTCGGCTGGCTCTCGCTTTCCGACTACGTGCGCGCCGAATTCCTGCGCAACCGGTCGCTCGATTACGTGAGGGCGGCGCGTACGATGGGCCTCTCGAACTGGCAGATCATCTGGCGCCACGTGTTGCCCAACAGCCTCACGCCCGTTATAACGTTCCTGCCGTTTCGCATGAGCGCCGCGATTCTCGCGCTGACGAGCCTCGACTTCCTGGGCCTCGGCGTCGCGCCGCCCACGCCGAGCCTTGGCGAACTGCTGCAGGAGGGCAAGAACAATCTCGATGCGTGGTGGATTTCGGTATCGGCGTTTGCCGCGCTCGTGCTCACTTTACTGTTGCTGACGTTCATGGGCGATGCGCTTCGCAATGCGCTCGATACCCGCCGCGGCGGCTCGGCATTCCGAGGCGAAAAATGACAATGCGCGCTCCACTGCTGTCGATCGAGGGCCTGACGATCAGCTTCGGCGAGAAGCGTTGCGTGCATGGACTCGATCTGGCTATCGGGCGCGGCGAGCGCGTCGCGCTCGTCGGCGAATCCGGCTCCGGCAAAAGCCTGACGGCATTGTCGATTCTGAGGCTCCTCGACGACGCGACCCTCGACGGGCGCATCGTATTCGACGGGGAAGATCTGCTGAGCAAGAGCGAACGGCAGATGCGCGGCATACGCGGCGGCGACATCGCGATGGTTTTTCAGGAGCCGATGACAGCGCTCAATCCGCTTTTCACGATCGGCCGGCAGATCGCCGAAAGCCTGCGCCTGCACGAAGGCTTGGCGCCCAACGCCGCCCGTGCACGGGCGATCGAGCTGCTGCATCGCACGGGCATTCCCGAGCCGCAGCGGCGCGTCGATTGTTTCGCGCATCAGCTTTCCGGTGGCCAGCGTCAGCGCGCGATGATCGCCATGGCGCTGGCGTGCGGCCCGCGCCTGCTGCTGGCGGACGAACCGACGACGGCGCTCGACGTCACGGTGCGTCAGCAGATCGTCGACCTGCTGCTCGAGCTGCAAGAGGAGGCGGCACACGATCGCGGCATGGCCGTGCTGATGATCACGCACGATCTGCATCTCGTGCAGCGCTTCGCACAGCGCGTGGCGGTGATGGAGAAGGGGGCGCTCGTGGAGACGAGCGAGACCGCAGCGCTCTTCGCTCATCCGCATCACCCATACACGCAGCGCCTGCTCGACAGCGAGCCGGCGCGCGATATCGCGCCGGTCGCGGATACGGCCGCTCGCGTGCTCGATGTGCAGGCGCTTGCCGTCGACTATCGGACGCGTGCGAAAGGGCTGCGGGGTCTCTTCGGGGCCGGGCGCTTTCGCGCTGTCGACGGTGTCGATTTATTCCTGCGACGCGGGGAGACGCTCGGCATCGTCGGCGAATCGGGCTCGGGCAAATCGAGTCTCGCGGCTACGGTGCTCGGTCTGCAGCGCGCGGCCGAGGGCGATGTGAAGGTACGCGGACGCTCGCTGGACCGGTACCGGGCGTCACCCGGCGAATGGCGCAGGCTGTGCGCCGCCATGCAGGTCGTGTTTCAGGATCCGTTCGGCTCGCTCTCGCCGCGCATGACCATCGAGCAGATCGTCGGTGAAGGCCTGCGCGTGCATCGTCCGAAACTCGACGAGCCGGCACGCCGTGCGCGCGTGAGTGCGTTGCTCGCCGAGGTGGGCCTCGGCGACGATGCCCTGCCGCGCTACCCGCACGAGTTCTCGGGCGGGCAGCGTCAGCGCATCGCGATTGCGCGCGCGCTCGCCGTCGAGCCCGAGCTTCTCGTGCTCGACGAGCCGACGAGCGCGCTCGACGTCTCGGTTCAGCGTCAGGTCCTGAGCCTGCTTGCGAGCCTGCAAAAGAAGTTCGGCCTCAGCTATCTGCTGATCACGCACGATCTCGCCGTCATTCGGGCGATGGCGCACCGCGTCGTCGTGATGAAGTCGGGGCGCATCGTGGAGGCGCGCGAAACGCTCGAGCTGTTCGATGCACCCGCGCACGCTTACACACGCTCGCTGCTGTCGGCCTCGCTGTCGGCCTCGCTGCCGGCACCGCCGCGCGCGGCAACCTCGTCGCTGCGGATCGTGCCCGTTTGATCCGCCGCGCCGGGATTTTTTTCAACCGCCCATACCGACGGACTCATCGATGTCGCAAACGAAATCATTCGTCACGGTCTTTCTGATCGAAATGTGGGAGCGCTTCGGCTTTTACGGCATGGCCGCGCTGCTCGTGCTCTTCATGGTCGAGCGCGCGGGCTTCACCGATGCCGAGGCGAATCTCGTCTGGGGCGCGTTCACGGCGCTGGTCTATGCGGCGCCCTCGATCGGCGGCTGGCTCGGCGACAAACTGATCGGCACGCGCCGCACGATGCTGCTCGGCGCGTTCGTGCTCGTCATCGGCTACTTCATGCTCGCGGTGCCCGACGACGATCTTTCTTTCCTGTATGCCTCGCTCGGCGTGATCGTGGTGGGCAACGGCCTTTTCAAGGCCAACTCGGCCAGCCTCGTGCGCCGCATCTACGAAGGCGACGATGCGCGCATCGACAGTGCGTTCACGCTCTACTACATGGCCGTCAACATCGGCTCGACGGTGTCGATGCTGGCAACGCCATGGATCAAGGACCGCTGGGGCTGGCATGCCGCGTTCGCCGTATGCGGCGCGGGCATGGCGCTGGGCGTGGCCAATTTTCTCGTCCGGTACCGCTCGCTCGCCCACGTCGGCTCGACATCCGATGCCGGACCGATCGTCTGGCGGCGTATCGGCGCCGTGGCAGCGGGGGGCGCGGCATGCGCGGCCGCATCCACCTTCGTGCTCGCACACGAGCAACTGGCCGTGGCCTGCGTCTATGCGGCCGCGTTCGCGGTGCTCGCCATCTTCGCCTACATGTTCGTCAAGTGCGAGCGGGGGGAGCGCGCCGGGCTGATCGCCGCTTTCGTGCTCGTATTGCAGACCATCCTGTTCTTCGTCTTTTACCAGCAGATGTCGACTTCGCTGACGCTCTTCGCGCTGCGCAACGTCGATCTTTCCTTCTCGCTGGCCGGCTTCCGGCTCTTCGACTGGAGCGCTGCGCAATTCCAGGCGCTCAATCCGATCTGGATCATGGTGCTGAGCCCGCTGCTCGCGTTCGCTTATACGCATCGGGCCAGACGGTCGGCCGATTTGAGCGTGGCGGCGAAATTCGCGGTCGGCTTCGTGGCCGTGGCGGCGGGCTATTTCATCTACGCGCTTGGTGGGCGATATGCCACCGACGGCCGCGTCTCTTCCTGGTTCATGGTGTGGGGCTACGGGCTCAATGCGCTGGGCGAACTGCTCGTGAGCGGCCTGGGGCTCGCGATGATCGCCCGCTATACGCCTGCGCGCATGAGCGGGTTCATGATGGGCGCCTACTTCGTGGCAACGGGCGTTTCGCAGTACCTCGGCAGCGTCGTTGCCAACTTTGCGCGGTTGCCCGCGGCGGGTGTGCCCGCCGCACAGTCCCTGCCCGTCTATGTGAAGCTCTTCACGGAGCTCGGGTGGCTCGCGACCGCCGGCGCCGCGGCAACGATCGCCTTGCTGCCGTTCATGCGCCGGCTGGCCGACCGGCATCGCCAGGCGGTGAGCGCCACGCCGCAAGCATCGATGTTTGCGGCGACCGGCGAATGACGGGGAGTGACCGGGGTGGCTGGGGTGACGGCGAGTGCGTCGGCGGGCCCGGTGTGATGCCGGGAACGCGCTGCGTTTCGCGTGAGCGGCAACGAGCTCAGAAGAGCCGCGGCGAGCCGACCCATACGAGCGTCGTTTCGATTTTTCCCGTATTTGCCCAGCTGTGCGGCACCGTCGATTCGTAGTGCGCGCTGTCGCCTGCGTAAAGCTGGAACGTTTTTCCTTCGAGCGTAATCGAGAGCTCGCCTTCGATCAGGTAGACGAACTCCTCTCCGGCATGGGTGGTGACTTCCGACGCGCGCG encodes the following:
- a CDS encoding microcin C ABC transporter permease YejB, with the protein product MFAYLLRRLVLMVPTLLGVVTLSFVVTQFVPGGPVEQMVMQLRRGAAHGESGAGGGYHGSQGVDPQQIEQIKKQFGFDKPPLTRYGLMLASYARFDLGQSYFQHDSVWHVIRARLPVSLSLGLWTIVLTYLCAVPLGIAKAVRNGSRFDTTTSVLVLVGYAIPGFVLGVLLLMLFGGGTFWDVFPMRGLTSDDFDSLTPVGKALDYLWHMALPVTASVVGNFAVVTILTKNTFLEEIGRQYVLTARAKGVPRRQVLGRHVLRNAAIPLLTGLPAAFIGAFLNGNLLIETLFSLNGMGQLSYDAAIRRDYPVVLGSLFLFTLIGLLTKLIADVCYVLVDPRIQFDSLDR
- a CDS encoding ABC transporter ATP-binding protein gives rise to the protein MTMRAPLLSIEGLTISFGEKRCVHGLDLAIGRGERVALVGESGSGKSLTALSILRLLDDATLDGRIVFDGEDLLSKSERQMRGIRGGDIAMVFQEPMTALNPLFTIGRQIAESLRLHEGLAPNAARARAIELLHRTGIPEPQRRVDCFAHQLSGGQRQRAMIAMALACGPRLLLADEPTTALDVTVRQQIVDLLLELQEEAAHDRGMAVLMITHDLHLVQRFAQRVAVMEKGALVETSETAALFAHPHHPYTQRLLDSEPARDIAPVADTAARVLDVQALAVDYRTRAKGLRGLFGAGRFRAVDGVDLFLRRGETLGIVGESGSGKSSLAATVLGLQRAAEGDVKVRGRSLDRYRASPGEWRRLCAAMQVVFQDPFGSLSPRMTIEQIVGEGLRVHRPKLDEPARRARVSALLAEVGLGDDALPRYPHEFSGGQRQRIAIARALAVEPELLVLDEPTSALDVSVQRQVLSLLASLQKKFGLSYLLITHDLAVIRAMAHRVVVMKSGRIVEARETLELFDAPAHAYTRSLLSASLSASLPAPPRAATSSLRIVPV
- a CDS encoding peptide MFS transporter, which gives rise to MSQTKSFVTVFLIEMWERFGFYGMAALLVLFMVERAGFTDAEANLVWGAFTALVYAAPSIGGWLGDKLIGTRRTMLLGAFVLVIGYFMLAVPDDDLSFLYASLGVIVVGNGLFKANSASLVRRIYEGDDARIDSAFTLYYMAVNIGSTVSMLATPWIKDRWGWHAAFAVCGAGMALGVANFLVRYRSLAHVGSTSDAGPIVWRRIGAVAAGGAACAAASTFVLAHEQLAVACVYAAAFAVLAIFAYMFVKCERGERAGLIAAFVLVLQTILFFVFYQQMSTSLTLFALRNVDLSFSLAGFRLFDWSAAQFQALNPIWIMVLSPLLAFAYTHRARRSADLSVAAKFAVGFVAVAAGYFIYALGGRYATDGRVSSWFMVWGYGLNALGELLVSGLGLAMIARYTPARMSGFMMGAYFVATGVSQYLGSVVANFARLPAAGVPAAQSLPVYVKLFTELGWLATAGAAATIALLPFMRRLADRHRQAVSATPQASMFAATGE
- a CDS encoding ABC transporter permease — protein: MSSSTPVFNSTASIAEPAARAASPSPWRRTWLRFKRQRLGYWSLVLFAVLFFASLMGELIVNDKPLVVRYAGHYYFPILKTYPETVFGGDFPARTNYLDPFIRSRLSTGGNFAVYPLDSHYYDTIDYFASRPFPAPPSSSSWLGTDQFGRDVLARLLYGFRVSVLMALALSASGVVLGVLTGAVQGFYGGRTDLVGQRLIEIWSSMPDLYLLIIFASIFEPTLWLLFVLLSMFGWLSLSDYVRAEFLRNRSLDYVRAARTMGLSNWQIIWRHVLPNSLTPVITFLPFRMSAAILALTSLDFLGLGVAPPTPSLGELLQEGKNNLDAWWISVSAFAALVLTLLLLTFMGDALRNALDTRRGGSAFRGEK